The proteins below come from a single Halobacillus salinarum genomic window:
- the whiA gene encoding DNA-binding protein WhiA, translated as MSFASEIKKELTNVEAENFCLESELAALVRMNGTFSFSNREYVLDVQTENAAIARRIYMLIKKLYPYPVELLVRKKMRLKKNNVYIVRLKENAEKVLRDLEILNGPLSINPNIPEKYLQDTSCKRAYLRGAFLAGGSVNNPETSSYHLEIYSSDEEHNEALCKLMNSFGLNARTLERKKGFITYLKEADKITELISNIGAHQALFKFEDVRIVRDMRNSVNRLVNCETANLNKTIGAAFRQVENIKFIKRTVGLEALPDKLQEIASLRLQHQEVSLKELGELVSGGRISKSGINHRLRKIDEFADKVRRGEIIENS; from the coding sequence ATGTCCTTTGCATCAGAGATAAAAAAAGAACTAACGAACGTAGAAGCAGAGAATTTCTGTTTAGAATCTGAGCTGGCTGCTCTGGTACGCATGAATGGAACGTTCTCATTTTCTAACAGGGAATATGTGCTGGATGTGCAGACAGAAAACGCAGCGATTGCCAGAAGAATTTATATGCTTATTAAAAAGCTTTACCCTTATCCAGTAGAACTGCTCGTACGAAAGAAAATGCGTTTAAAGAAAAATAACGTATACATCGTCCGCTTAAAGGAAAACGCAGAAAAAGTCTTAAGGGACTTAGAGATCTTGAACGGCCCGCTTTCCATTAACCCGAATATACCTGAGAAGTATTTGCAGGATACGAGCTGTAAGCGTGCGTATTTACGTGGAGCTTTTTTAGCTGGTGGGTCTGTTAACAACCCGGAAACCTCTTCTTATCACTTAGAAATCTATTCTAGTGACGAGGAACACAACGAAGCGTTGTGTAAGCTCATGAACAGCTTTGGGTTGAATGCACGCACCTTGGAAAGAAAGAAAGGGTTCATTACCTATTTAAAAGAGGCTGACAAAATAACAGAATTAATTAGTAACATAGGTGCTCATCAAGCTTTATTTAAATTTGAAGATGTGCGAATCGTGCGGGATATGCGGAATTCCGTGAATCGTCTCGTAAATTGTGAAACAGCGAACTTGAATAAGACGATAGGGGCCGCCTTTCGACAAGTAGAGAACATTAAGTTTATTAAACGAACTGTAGGACTAGAAGCCCTCCCTGATAAACTCCAGGAGATTGCTTCACTGCGGCTGCAGCATCAGGAAGTTTCTCTTAAGGAACTGGGGGAACTTGTTTCTGGGGGAAGGATCAGCAAGTCCGGCATTAATCATCGTTTGAGGAAAATTGACGAATTTGCTGATAAAGTTCGTAGAGGAGAAATCATTGAAAACAGTTAA
- a CDS encoding HPr family phosphocarrier protein: MIERELKVELDTGLQARPAAQFVQQANLFSADIFIEKDEKRVNAKSIMGLMSLAIGHGEEILLIADGNDEEKALEELTSFILKN; this comes from the coding sequence TTGATCGAACGCGAGCTTAAGGTAGAATTGGATACGGGACTGCAAGCAAGGCCGGCTGCTCAATTCGTACAGCAGGCAAATTTATTTTCCGCTGATATTTTTATAGAAAAAGATGAAAAGCGAGTAAATGCAAAAAGCATTATGGGATTAATGAGCCTGGCAATTGGACACGGAGAAGAAATCCTTCTCATTGCCGATGGAAATGATGAAGAAAAAGCATTAGAGGAATTAACGTCGTTTATTTTAAAAAATTGA
- the clpP gene encoding ATP-dependent Clp endopeptidase proteolytic subunit ClpP: MNLVPTVIEQTNRGERAYDIYSRLLKDRIIMLGSAIDDNVSNSIVAQLLFLAADDPEKDISLYINSPGGSITSGMAIYDTMQFIKPNVSTICTGMAASMGAFLLNAGEKGKRYALPNSEVMIHQPLGGTQGQATDIEIHAKRILKMREKLNKILSERTGQPIEVIERDTDRDNFMSAEEAVEYGLIDKVMEKTQ; encoded by the coding sequence TTGAATTTAGTGCCTACAGTTATTGAACAAACGAACCGCGGGGAGCGCGCTTATGACATTTATTCCCGCTTATTAAAAGATCGAATCATCATGCTCGGCAGTGCGATTGACGATAACGTCTCCAATTCTATCGTTGCCCAGCTCTTGTTCTTAGCAGCCGATGATCCTGAGAAAGATATCTCTCTTTACATCAATTCACCAGGCGGATCCATCACATCCGGAATGGCCATTTATGATACGATGCAGTTTATTAAACCAAATGTTTCTACCATCTGCACAGGCATGGCTGCATCTATGGGGGCTTTCCTTCTAAATGCAGGAGAGAAAGGAAAACGATATGCCCTTCCTAATAGTGAAGTCATGATTCACCAGCCATTAGGTGGAACTCAGGGTCAAGCTACAGACATTGAAATTCACGCGAAACGAATTTTGAAAATGCGCGAGAAGTTAAACAAAATTCTTTCTGAACGCACCGGTCAGCCTATTGAAGTCATTGAACGTGACACAGACCGCGATAACTTTATGTCTGCAGAGGAAGCCGTAGAATATGGCTTAATCGATAAGGTTATGGAGAAAACCCAATAA
- a CDS encoding glutaredoxin family protein, translating to MQTVYLMSREGCHLCEEVRALLSILELEKNVKVQEVNIENDEALLNQYMLEIPVVIIGDQELQYPAISLELLRERLQ from the coding sequence GTGCAGACGGTATATTTAATGAGTAGAGAAGGCTGCCATCTTTGCGAGGAAGTTCGGGCTTTGTTATCTATTCTGGAGCTCGAAAAGAATGTAAAGGTACAAGAGGTAAATATCGAGAATGATGAGGCCTTATTGAACCAATATATGCTGGAAATTCCAGTAGTGATCATCGGTGATCAAGAACTCCAGTATCCTGCCATTTCTCTGGAGTTATTAAGAGAGCGTTTACAATGA
- the gap gene encoding type I glyceraldehyde-3-phosphate dehydrogenase: MTVRIGINGFGRIGRNVYRAALKNDEVEVVAVNDLTDANMLAHLLQHDSVHGRLDEEVTVNGDNLVVGGKEVKVLSEKDPAQLGWGDLGVEVVIESTGRFTQREDAKKHLDAGAKKVIISAPAKQEDLTVVMGVNEDQYDKDSHHVISNASCTTNCLAPYAKVLNDKFGLKRGMMTTVHSYTNDQQILDLPHKDYRRARAAAQNIIPTTTGAAQAVAKVLPELEGKLSGMAMRVPTANVSIVDFVAELDKDVTADEVNEALKAEAEGSLKGILAYSDEPLVSSDYNGNTNSSIIDALSTITLENNMVKVVSWYDNETGYSNRCVDLAAFLKKQGL, translated from the coding sequence ATGACAGTAAGAATTGGAATTAACGGTTTCGGACGTATTGGACGTAATGTATACCGTGCTGCTTTAAAAAATGATGAGGTCGAAGTAGTCGCAGTAAACGACTTAACTGATGCAAACATGTTAGCTCACTTACTTCAGCATGACTCTGTTCATGGCCGTCTGGATGAGGAAGTTACTGTAAATGGTGACAACCTGGTTGTCGGTGGAAAAGAAGTGAAAGTTCTATCTGAAAAAGATCCAGCACAGCTTGGCTGGGGAGACCTTGGAGTAGAAGTTGTTATCGAATCTACTGGACGTTTCACTCAGCGTGAAGATGCGAAAAAACACTTGGACGCAGGTGCGAAGAAAGTAATAATCTCAGCGCCAGCTAAGCAGGAAGATCTTACGGTCGTAATGGGCGTTAACGAAGATCAATATGATAAAGACAGTCACCATGTTATTTCTAACGCATCTTGTACAACAAACTGCCTTGCTCCTTATGCAAAAGTTCTTAACGACAAGTTCGGTTTGAAACGCGGCATGATGACTACCGTGCACTCTTATACAAACGACCAGCAGATTCTTGACTTACCGCACAAAGATTACCGTCGTGCGAGAGCTGCTGCTCAAAACATTATTCCAACAACAACAGGGGCCGCTCAAGCTGTAGCCAAAGTTCTTCCTGAACTTGAAGGAAAGCTAAGCGGTATGGCTATGCGAGTACCAACTGCCAACGTATCAATTGTTGACTTTGTGGCTGAGCTTGACAAAGATGTGACAGCTGATGAAGTAAACGAAGCATTAAAAGCAGAAGCAGAAGGAAGCCTGAAAGGAATTCTTGCCTACAGCGACGAGCCTTTAGTTTCTTCTGATTATAACGGAAATACGAATTCTTCTATCATTGATGCTCTTTCTACCATTACCCTTGAAAACAATATGGTTAAAGTTGTTTCCTGGTACGACAACGAAACTGGTTATTCCAATCGTTGTGTTGATCTTGCAGCATTCTTGAAAAAGCAAGGCTTGTAA
- a CDS encoding phosphoglycerate kinase — protein sequence MNKKTIRDVEVNGQTVFCRVDFNVPMSDGEVTDDTRIKAALPTIKHLAGNGAKVILASHLGRPKGEVVKELRLDPVARRLSDLLGQLVTKTDEVYGDEVNKAISEMENGDILLIENVRFNPGEEKNDPELAKAFANMADLYVNDAFGAAHRAHASTAGVAEHLPAVAGFLMEKEINVLGQALSNPERPFTAIIGGAKVKDKIGVIDNLIDKVDHLIIGGGLAYTFVKAQGHEVGKSLLEEDKIDLAKEYMKKAENKGVDFIMPEDVIVADDFSDSANTKEVAIDSIPEDWEALDIGPKTREKYAQVIKDSKLIIWNGPMGVFELETFANGTKAVAHALAETKGYSVIGGGDSAAAVEKFGYADDMDHVSTGGGASLEFMEGKELPGVALLNDK from the coding sequence ATGAATAAGAAGACCATTCGTGATGTCGAAGTGAACGGGCAGACAGTTTTTTGCCGTGTAGATTTTAACGTGCCAATGAGCGATGGCGAAGTAACGGATGATACAAGGATTAAGGCTGCTCTTCCTACGATTAAACATCTCGCAGGAAATGGAGCCAAAGTCATTCTCGCAAGTCATCTGGGGCGTCCTAAAGGCGAAGTTGTAAAAGAACTCCGCCTGGATCCAGTAGCGAGGCGCTTAAGCGATCTGCTGGGGCAGCTTGTAACAAAAACAGATGAAGTATACGGAGACGAAGTGAACAAGGCCATTTCTGAAATGGAAAACGGCGATATTCTCTTGATTGAAAATGTCCGCTTTAACCCTGGCGAAGAAAAGAATGATCCTGAATTAGCCAAGGCTTTTGCGAATATGGCAGATCTTTACGTTAATGATGCGTTTGGGGCCGCCCATCGTGCGCATGCTTCCACTGCAGGTGTAGCAGAACATCTTCCTGCAGTAGCTGGCTTCTTAATGGAAAAAGAAATCAATGTTCTGGGACAGGCTTTGTCCAATCCAGAACGTCCGTTTACAGCGATTATTGGCGGAGCGAAGGTAAAAGATAAAATTGGTGTAATCGACAACCTTATTGATAAAGTAGACCATCTCATTATTGGTGGCGGATTAGCTTATACTTTCGTCAAAGCCCAGGGACATGAAGTAGGTAAGTCTTTATTAGAAGAAGATAAGATTGATTTAGCTAAAGAGTATATGAAAAAGGCTGAAAATAAAGGCGTGGACTTTATCATGCCGGAGGATGTAATTGTCGCTGACGATTTCTCAGATTCCGCTAATACAAAGGAAGTGGCAATTGACAGTATTCCTGAAGACTGGGAAGCGCTGGATATCGGTCCGAAAACGAGAGAGAAATACGCTCAAGTTATTAAAGATTCCAAACTCATTATTTGGAATGGGCCAATGGGCGTTTTTGAACTTGAGACTTTTGCCAACGGAACAAAAGCCGTAGCCCACGCTCTTGCGGAAACAAAAGGTTACTCCGTGATCGGCGGCGGGGATTCTGCAGCAGCTGTTGAAAAATTCGGCTACGCTGATGATATGGATCATGTATCTACAGGAGGCGGAGCTTCCTTGGAATTCATGGAAGGTAAAGAACTTCCCGGCGTAGCTCTACTCAATGATAAATAA
- the tpiA gene encoding triose-phosphate isomerase: protein MRKQVIAGNWKMNKTHTEAEDFAQTVKNDLPAAEQVESVICAPFPFLQKLVEVTKDTPLEIGAQNMHYEEKGAFTGEVSPVMLKELGVTYVVIGHSERREIFKETDEEVNKKVHAAFEHGLTPIVCVGETLEQREANKTMEHVEGQVKEALEGLNQQQASKVIIAYEPIWAIGTGRTASAEQANEVCTHIRKALQEKYNGDVAEAVRIQYGGSVKPANVDELLSQSDIDGALVGGASLEAASFLKLVEAGKHE, encoded by the coding sequence ATGCGTAAGCAAGTCATAGCAGGAAACTGGAAAATGAATAAAACCCACACGGAAGCTGAAGATTTCGCTCAAACGGTAAAAAATGACCTCCCAGCAGCTGAACAAGTGGAATCTGTTATCTGTGCTCCATTCCCTTTTCTTCAAAAACTTGTAGAAGTAACAAAGGATACTCCTTTGGAAATTGGTGCCCAAAACATGCACTATGAAGAAAAAGGTGCGTTTACAGGTGAAGTAAGTCCAGTAATGCTCAAAGAACTAGGAGTAACCTATGTCGTAATCGGCCACTCAGAGCGCCGTGAAATTTTTAAAGAGACAGATGAAGAAGTAAATAAAAAGGTGCATGCGGCTTTTGAACATGGATTGACTCCAATTGTTTGTGTAGGAGAAACGTTAGAGCAGCGTGAAGCGAACAAGACTATGGAACATGTAGAAGGTCAGGTTAAGGAAGCCCTGGAAGGCTTAAATCAGCAGCAGGCTTCTAAGGTCATCATTGCTTATGAACCAATCTGGGCGATTGGAACAGGTCGTACAGCAAGTGCAGAACAAGCCAACGAAGTGTGCACACACATTCGTAAAGCACTTCAAGAGAAATACAATGGAGATGTCGCGGAAGCTGTCCGGATTCAGTATGGTGGCAGTGTAAAGCCTGCTAATGTAGATGAGCTTCTTTCCCAGTCTGATATCGATGGGGCATTAGTTGGCGGTGCGAGCCTTGAAGCTGCTTCATTCCTAAAACTTGTGGAGGCAGGTAAGCATGAGTAA